A window of the Scophthalmus maximus strain ysfricsl-2021 chromosome 8, ASM2237912v1, whole genome shotgun sequence genome harbors these coding sequences:
- the aanat1 gene encoding serotonin N-acetyltransferase isoform X2, producing MAAMESLLWENHMKSAFISVSGECPLHLDEVRHFLSLCPELSLGWFEEGRLVAFIIGSLWDQERLTTDALTLHKPHGTTVHIHVLAVHRTFRQQGKGSILMWRYLQYLRCLPYVRRAVLMCEDFLVPFYQKSGFKVQGPSEITVGPLAFIEMLYPVRGHAFMRRNSGC from the exons ATGGCAGCAATGGAAAGTCTCCTGTGGGAAAATCACATGAAGAGTG CGTTCATCTCGGTGTCCGGTGAGTGTCCTCTCCACCTGGACGAGGTGCGTCACTTCCTCAGCCTGTGCCCAGAGCTGTCCCTTGGCTGGTTCGAGGAGGGACGTCTGGTGGCTTTCATCATCGGCTCTCTGTGGGACCAGGAGAGGCTTACCACG GATGCCCTGACTCTCCATAAGCCTCACGGGACCACCGTCCACATCCACGTCCTGGCTGTCCACCGGACCTTCCGCCAGCAGGGCAAAGGCTCCATCCTGATGTGGCGCTACCTGCAGTACCTCAGGTGCCTGCCTTACGTCCGCCGAGCCGTGCTCATGTGCGAGGACTTCCTGGTTCCCTTCTACCAGAAGTCGGGTTTCAAGGTGCAGGGCCCCAGTGAGATCACGGTGGGGCCCCTCGCGTTCATCGAGATGCTCTACCCAGTCAGGGGCCACGCCTTCATGCGTCGTAACAGTGGTTGTTGA
- the aanat1 gene encoding serotonin N-acetyltransferase isoform X1 gives MSVVSAVPFMKPLHMRSPVPQGRRHTLPASEFRSLSPEDAISVFEIEREAFISVSGECPLHLDEVRHFLSLCPELSLGWFEEGRLVAFIIGSLWDQERLTTDALTLHKPHGTTVHIHVLAVHRTFRQQGKGSILMWRYLQYLRCLPYVRRAVLMCEDFLVPFYQKSGFKVQGPSEITVGPLAFIEMLYPVRGHAFMRRNSGC, from the exons ATGTCAGTGGTGAGCGCAGTGCCGTTCATGAAGCCGCTCCACATGCGCTCTCCGGTGCCGCAGGGCCGCCGCCACACGCTGCCCGCCAGCGAGTTCCGCTCCCTCAGCCCGGAGGACGCAATAAGTGTGTTTGAGATCGAGAGAGAAG CGTTCATCTCGGTGTCCGGTGAGTGTCCTCTCCACCTGGACGAGGTGCGTCACTTCCTCAGCCTGTGCCCAGAGCTGTCCCTTGGCTGGTTCGAGGAGGGACGTCTGGTGGCTTTCATCATCGGCTCTCTGTGGGACCAGGAGAGGCTTACCACG GATGCCCTGACTCTCCATAAGCCTCACGGGACCACCGTCCACATCCACGTCCTGGCTGTCCACCGGACCTTCCGCCAGCAGGGCAAAGGCTCCATCCTGATGTGGCGCTACCTGCAGTACCTCAGGTGCCTGCCTTACGTCCGCCGAGCCGTGCTCATGTGCGAGGACTTCCTGGTTCCCTTCTACCAGAAGTCGGGTTTCAAGGTGCAGGGCCCCAGTGAGATCACGGTGGGGCCCCTCGCGTTCATCGAGATGCTCTACCCAGTCAGGGGCCACGCCTTCATGCGTCGTAACAGTGGTTGTTGA